In Chloroflexota bacterium, one genomic interval encodes:
- a CDS encoding aldo/keto reductase, giving the protein MIEKIPFGRTGHLSTRTLFGAAALSRVTQEEADRTLEVLLSYGVNHIDTAASYGDAELRIGPWMDTCRDQFFLATKTEKRTYAEAREEIQRSLERLRVDQVDLIQLHFLVDEEQWKTAMGPGGALEAAIEARDEGLVRFIGVTGHGVQVAARHLRSLDRFDFDSVLLPYFYVMMQDQQYARDFEALLKLCQERNVAFQTIKALNRRPWGDRPQTRSVWYEPLEQQAHIDRAVHFVLARPGIFLNTAGDIHLLPKILDAASRFEQGPSNEAMAADAQTLAMEPLFT; this is encoded by the coding sequence ATGATAGAAAAGATTCCCTTCGGACGCACCGGACACCTGAGCACCCGCACCCTTTTTGGCGCAGCCGCCCTCTCCCGGGTAACCCAGGAAGAGGCCGATCGAACCCTGGAGGTGTTACTCTCGTATGGCGTAAATCACATCGATACAGCAGCCAGTTACGGTGACGCCGAGTTGCGCATTGGACCATGGATGGACACCTGCCGCGACCAGTTCTTCCTGGCCACCAAGACGGAAAAACGCACCTACGCGGAAGCCCGCGAGGAAATCCAGCGTTCCCTGGAACGACTGCGCGTCGACCAGGTAGACCTGATTCAGCTGCACTTCCTGGTGGATGAAGAGCAGTGGAAAACTGCCATGGGCCCCGGCGGCGCGCTGGAAGCAGCCATCGAGGCCCGCGACGAGGGGCTGGTTCGTTTCATCGGTGTGACCGGGCACGGCGTCCAGGTTGCCGCCCGACACTTGCGCAGCCTGGACCGCTTCGACTTTGATTCTGTGTTGCTGCCCTACTTCTACGTCATGATGCAGGACCAGCAATATGCCAGGGACTTCGAGGCTCTGCTGAAACTATGCCAGGAACGTAATGTGGCATTTCAGACCATCAAGGCCTTGAACCGGCGCCCCTGGGGCGATCGGCCACAAACCCGTTCGGTCTGGTATGAACCTCTTGAGCAGCAAGCCCACATCGACCGGGCCGTTCACTTCGTGTTGGCACGCCCTGGCATCTTCCTCAACACAGCCGGCGATATCCATCTGTTGCCGAAGATATTGGATGCGGCCAGCCGATTCGAGCAGGGGCCCAGCAATGAAGCGATGGCTGCCGATGCACAGACATTGGCGATGGAACCACTGTTCACCTGA
- a CDS encoding ATP-binding protein: MSRIFPFTAVVGQNRMKRALVLNAINPQIGGVLIRGERGTAKSTAARGLAFLLPGIRIVSDCHFGCDPEMPSTYCDECRARVDAGEVLPVTTRRTSFIDLPVSATEDRVVGTLDIEKAIQKGERDFEPGVLASANRGLLYVDEVNLLDDHVVDLLLDSAAMGMNVVEREGISFTHPAEFILVGTMNPEEGDLRPQLLDRFGLAVDMTGIHDARSRVEIVKRRIAFEQNPDDFREEWEPREEELSNSIEQARSRLPLVTYSDRDLFAIAALTADFKVDGHRADIVILKAARAHAAYEGRLQITDRDILLAAELALPHRLKRQPFQETALEQGQLEDRLRRAQEQAQAETTESTSAQMADPSKKARRGPNR; the protein is encoded by the coding sequence ATGTCACGCATTTTCCCCTTCACAGCCGTTGTCGGTCAGAACCGAATGAAACGAGCCCTGGTGCTCAACGCAATCAATCCCCAGATCGGTGGCGTGCTGATTCGCGGTGAGCGCGGCACTGCCAAAAGCACCGCCGCCAGGGGCCTGGCCTTCCTCTTGCCGGGAATACGGATCGTCTCTGACTGCCATTTCGGCTGTGATCCCGAAATGCCCTCCACCTATTGCGATGAATGCCGGGCCCGTGTCGACGCCGGAGAAGTACTGCCTGTGACCACGCGTCGCACCAGCTTCATCGACCTTCCCGTCAGCGCGACGGAAGACCGTGTCGTCGGTACCCTGGACATCGAAAAGGCGATTCAAAAGGGCGAGCGGGACTTCGAGCCGGGTGTCCTGGCATCCGCCAACCGGGGACTGCTCTACGTGGACGAGGTCAATCTGCTCGATGATCACGTCGTGGACCTTCTGCTGGACAGTGCTGCCATGGGCATGAATGTGGTGGAACGAGAGGGAATCAGCTTTACCCACCCGGCTGAGTTCATCCTGGTCGGCACCATGAACCCGGAGGAGGGCGATCTCAGGCCCCAACTGCTGGACCGCTTCGGCCTGGCCGTGGATATGACAGGAATCCACGATGCACGCTCCCGGGTCGAAATCGTCAAGCGACGGATCGCCTTTGAGCAAAACCCCGATGATTTTCGAGAGGAATGGGAACCCAGGGAGGAAGAGCTGTCGAACAGCATTGAGCAGGCCCGCAGCCGGCTGCCACTGGTCACCTACTCCGATCGTGACCTCTTTGCCATTGCCGCTTTGACTGCCGATTTCAAGGTCGATGGCCACAGAGCCGACATTGTGATCCTCAAGGCGGCTCGCGCCCACGCAGCCTACGAAGGCCGCCTGCAAATCACCGACCGCGATATTCTGCTGGCCGCGGAGTTGGCCCTGCCCCACCGGCTCAAACGCCAACCTTTCCAGGAAACGGCCCTGGAGCAAGGACAGTTGGAGGATCGTCTGCGCCGGGCACAGGAGCAGGCCCAGGCGGAAACCACGGAGAGCACCAGCGCTCAGATGGCGGATCCATCAAAAAAAGCCCGGAGGGGTCCGAATCGGTAG
- a CDS encoding COX15/CtaA family protein, giving the protein MVSTKGNKAVTTWLFIVCGLIIFMVAFGGLVRLTHSGLSIVEWNVISGVLPPIGEQAWQAEFAKYQQTPEFQLVNREMMLDGFKGIFYLEWFHRLVARLAGLFVVIPLLYFLIKGIIPWRDSLAYMLIALVFAFQGFLGWYMVSSGLVDRPAVSHYRLTVHLLVALGLLALTLWTALNRVYGTPKLEKEVTRSASFWLAVLTTVILVIQIAYGGLMAGLKAGYVSNTFPLMFGYLIPPGLLSVVEPWWRNLIELAATVHFTHRWFAFVVLIFAVILTIVTGRRGASQTITKSLLLLIVLACFQIVLGVSVIWMHVPIVLALLHQSTAMAMFVVLIFVDQRILGEGVGQASQVSSEGPLPGSKSTIAP; this is encoded by the coding sequence ATGGTTTCTACAAAAGGAAACAAGGCGGTCACCACGTGGCTGTTTATCGTCTGTGGGCTGATTATCTTCATGGTCGCGTTTGGTGGCCTGGTTCGACTGACTCATTCGGGACTATCCATCGTCGAGTGGAATGTCATTTCAGGTGTCTTGCCGCCCATTGGGGAGCAGGCCTGGCAAGCGGAATTCGCCAAATACCAGCAGACTCCGGAGTTTCAGCTGGTCAACCGTGAGATGATGCTGGATGGCTTCAAGGGGATATTCTATCTGGAGTGGTTTCATCGGCTGGTGGCTCGACTGGCAGGGCTTTTTGTCGTGATCCCCCTGCTCTATTTCCTGATCAAGGGTATTATTCCCTGGCGAGACTCCCTGGCCTATATGCTGATTGCCCTTGTGTTCGCCTTTCAGGGATTCCTGGGCTGGTACATGGTCAGCAGTGGACTGGTCGATCGTCCAGCCGTCAGCCATTATCGACTGACAGTTCATCTTCTGGTAGCCCTCGGTCTGCTCGCGCTGACATTGTGGACTGCGCTCAATCGCGTTTATGGGACGCCGAAGCTGGAGAAGGAAGTTACCCGATCCGCCAGTTTCTGGCTGGCCGTCCTTACGACGGTGATATTGGTGATCCAGATTGCCTACGGTGGCCTGATGGCAGGTTTGAAGGCAGGTTACGTTTCCAACACCTTTCCTTTGATGTTTGGCTATCTCATACCGCCCGGATTGTTGTCGGTCGTCGAGCCCTGGTGGCGCAACCTGATCGAGCTGGCTGCCACCGTACATTTCACGCATCGCTGGTTTGCCTTCGTTGTCCTGATCTTTGCGGTCATATTGACGATCGTCACCGGGCGCCGCGGTGCCTCGCAAACAATTACAAAAAGCCTGCTCCTGCTAATCGTGTTGGCCTGTTTCCAGATCGTTTTGGGCGTGAGCGTGATCTGGATGCATGTTCCCATTGTGCTGGCCTTGCTTCATCAATCGACAGCGATGGCGATGTTCGTGGTACTAATCTTCGTGGATCAGCGAATATTGGGCGAGGGCGTCGGGCAGGCGAGCCAGGTTTCCAGTGAGGGACCTCTTCCAGGATCGAAGTCCACCATTGCGCCCTGA
- a CDS encoding carboxypeptidase regulatory-like domain-containing protein, protein MSTHQSFRSEEAKKARFTVLGTALLMILMVVGLSACSADGQAIWNIVDYRVRKAFPPLLVPGSDDPAHRGSLTGTIRDEQGKPVSDAVALVATARGQSFDARSDSQGRFHITGIPPGRYVPVATAWQYEQQTANPVRIRAGQPTTVDFRLAEAVPEPLTPLNLQLGPAQLASSRFPQPSLASRIPFTFTLDGATIDGGLIYLPADPPDGPLPTLAMIYPSEPINWDPASVALTSAGYALLAVGPDKDRGLDIEAHVRDFRAALELWQAGQLSPLGQPADDWILISGSFGSLILYRALRDIEPHQAPAAVINIGGISDAFLGVQSLYSVNQELTIPPPYDLAVAAMGRTDRDPAFFLRLSPVHFANYLPPTLVIHTYNDEIIPFNQASAMDSALADAGIPHELLLYEDTTHYLDARYPTESTYMVFDRVLEFVETTLEPAQ, encoded by the coding sequence ATGAGTACTCATCAATCATTCCGATCGGAAGAGGCCAAGAAGGCACGCTTCACTGTCCTGGGAACAGCGTTGCTGATGATCCTGATGGTCGTCGGCTTGAGCGCCTGTTCCGCGGATGGCCAGGCCATTTGGAACATCGTAGATTACCGGGTCCGCAAGGCCTTTCCGCCCCTGCTTGTCCCCGGCAGCGATGATCCGGCCCATCGAGGCAGTCTCACGGGCACGATCCGCGACGAACAGGGAAAACCGGTTTCCGACGCCGTCGCCCTGGTCGCCACGGCGCGCGGGCAATCATTCGACGCGCGCAGCGATTCCCAGGGACGGTTTCACATCACCGGTATTCCGCCAGGTCGTTATGTCCCGGTGGCAACGGCGTGGCAATATGAGCAGCAAACAGCAAACCCTGTGCGAATCCGGGCTGGGCAGCCCACCACGGTCGATTTCAGGCTTGCCGAAGCTGTCCCCGAACCGCTAACACCTCTGAATTTGCAGCTCGGTCCAGCTCAACTTGCCAGCTCCCGATTCCCGCAGCCATCCCTCGCCAGCCGGATTCCCTTCACGTTCACCCTCGACGGTGCAACCATTGACGGCGGGCTCATCTACCTGCCTGCCGATCCACCCGACGGTCCCTTGCCGACGTTGGCGATGATCTATCCAAGCGAACCAATCAACTGGGATCCGGCTTCGGTGGCACTGACCAGCGCCGGTTACGCCCTGCTGGCGGTGGGGCCGGACAAGGACCGTGGCCTGGACATAGAAGCGCATGTGCGGGATTTCCGGGCGGCTCTTGAACTGTGGCAAGCCGGCCAACTGAGTCCTTTGGGCCAGCCAGCCGACGATTGGATCCTCATCTCCGGCAGTTTCGGCTCGCTGATTCTCTACCGGGCATTGAGGGATATCGAACCGCACCAGGCGCCGGCAGCAGTGATCAATATTGGGGGCATCAGCGACGCTTTCCTCGGCGTGCAATCCCTCTACAGCGTCAATCAGGAGTTGACGATTCCGCCTCCCTATGACCTGGCAGTGGCAGCCATGGGACGCACCGATCGCGACCCCGCCTTCTTCCTCCGGCTCTCGCCCGTTCACTTCGCCAATTACTTGCCACCCACCCTGGTGATCCACACCTACAACGATGAGATCATTCCCTTTAATCAGGCATCAGCCATGGACTCCGCCCTGGCTGATGCCGGCATTCCTCATGAGCTTCTGCTTTACGAGGATACGACCCACTACCTGGACGCTCGTTACCCAACCGAGTCCACCTACATGGTCTTTGACCGGGTGCTCGAGTTTGTCGAGACGACACTGGAACCGGCGCAGTAA
- a CDS encoding VWA domain-containing protein → MDTPLDRLTRQRAGRRSVTRTDRKRGRYVKSRPAGDRPDDIAFDATFRSAAVHQRRRRQEAQTEGKEALALELRKHDLQRKVRVRRASNLILFVVDASWSMAAAERMEATKGAIMSLLMDAYQRRDQVGLVVFQKDQARLILPPTSSVDLAHRALENIPVGGKTPLSSGLLLAHRICEGARRRDEEVRPLIILLTDGAGNVSMTGMPAQEEAMHMASLIEQAGTPSVVVNMEHVAFDRGLAQALADNMGAPCYCLPDLAAETLVQTVQDGLRLVAGS, encoded by the coding sequence TTGGACACCCCACTCGACCGGCTCACTCGTCAAAGGGCGGGACGACGCAGCGTCACACGCACCGATCGGAAACGCGGGCGCTATGTCAAAAGCCGTCCAGCCGGGGATCGCCCTGACGACATTGCCTTCGACGCAACCTTCCGTTCCGCAGCAGTCCACCAGCGCCGGCGCCGGCAGGAAGCGCAAACTGAGGGCAAAGAAGCACTGGCCCTGGAGTTGCGGAAACACGACCTCCAACGCAAGGTGAGGGTGCGGCGCGCCAGCAATCTGATCCTGTTTGTGGTCGACGCAAGCTGGTCTATGGCGGCAGCCGAACGGATGGAAGCCACCAAGGGTGCGATCATGAGCCTGCTGATGGACGCTTACCAGCGACGCGATCAGGTAGGGCTGGTGGTCTTCCAGAAGGACCAGGCCCGCTTGATCTTGCCTCCTACCTCCAGCGTTGACCTGGCCCATCGTGCCCTGGAAAACATCCCCGTCGGCGGAAAAACACCCCTGAGCAGCGGCCTGCTGCTGGCCCATCGCATTTGCGAAGGTGCCCGTCGCCGCGATGAAGAGGTGCGCCCCCTGATCATCCTGTTGACCGATGGCGCTGGCAATGTCAGCATGACCGGAATGCCGGCCCAGGAAGAAGCCATGCACATGGCAAGTCTCATTGAACAGGCAGGAACACCCTCCGTCGTCGTCAACATGGAGCATGTAGCCTTCGACCGGGGACTGGCCCAGGCGCTGGCCGACAATATGGGCGCCCCCTGCTACTGCCTGCCTGATCTCGCCGCCGAGACTCTGGTCCAGACCGTGCAAGATGGTTTGCGACTGGTAGCTGGATCGTGA
- a CDS encoding mechanosensitive ion channel, whose product MELDLNPIITALLTWGLKLVAAIVIFLVGRWLAGVISRMVRRELEKRDTDEAVVRMAATLTNLAVIGLAIAFALGTLGIETAALAALVAALGLAVGLALQGALSNFAGGVLILTFHPFRIGDLVEISGQTGVVEDIQLVNTVLVTGDQKTVIIPNGVVTSDTIINYSEKGIRRVDMVFGIGYDDDMQKAKHILTEMVMADERVLHDPPPTVRVLELADSSVNFAVRPFVKIDDYWPLFFDFTENIKTRFDAEGISIPFPQQDVHLIQPNGSG is encoded by the coding sequence ATGGAACTTGACCTGAATCCCATCATCACGGCTCTTCTGACCTGGGGCCTAAAACTCGTGGCGGCCATCGTCATCTTTTTGGTGGGCCGCTGGCTGGCCGGTGTCATCTCCCGCATGGTTCGCCGTGAACTCGAAAAGCGGGACACCGATGAAGCGGTCGTTCGCATGGCCGCCACTCTGACCAATTTAGCGGTGATAGGCCTGGCAATCGCCTTTGCCCTGGGCACGCTGGGAATCGAGACTGCCGCATTGGCGGCGCTGGTGGCGGCGCTGGGCCTCGCCGTGGGCCTGGCGTTACAGGGCGCTCTCTCGAATTTCGCCGGCGGGGTGCTCATTCTCACCTTCCACCCCTTCCGGATCGGCGATCTGGTGGAGATCAGCGGCCAAACAGGCGTGGTCGAGGACATACAGCTCGTGAACACGGTACTGGTAACGGGCGATCAGAAGACAGTGATTATCCCCAACGGGGTGGTAACGTCGGACACGATCATCAACTACTCCGAAAAGGGCATCCGCCGGGTGGATATGGTTTTCGGAATCGGGTACGACGATGATATGCAGAAGGCCAAACATATTTTGACGGAGATGGTCATGGCCGATGAGCGCGTGCTGCACGATCCGCCGCCGACGGTACGGGTTCTGGAGTTGGCTGACAGCAGTGTGAACTTTGCCGTGCGGCCCTTCGTGAAGATCGACGACTATTGGCCCCTTTTCTTTGATTTTACCGAGAATATCAAGACACGTTTCGATGCCGAGGGAATCTCGATTCCCTTCCCTCAGCAGGATGTGCATCTGATCCAGCCCAACGGCAGCGGATGA
- a CDS encoding mechanosensitive ion channel family protein, protein MTRRSAVLFTMFVTLLLLAACSQAPAPAEQAVADQASTMEAIPASNQKSEAQTNEDPLAEVIQPREPLPATEPGPISQEVEKRFARADGAGFLGLDEADWINLAISLLMVGLSYLIGTWIIRRLLPPLVQRTRIDFDDQLLQDVSSELRWLVVILALHLATLRLGFLSVGFKQVLIDIYFVLGLAVVFHMAWKTIALGEAWFRAKSVEEQREEQLAPGITAVSRLTYVLATVVAVSVLLSHFGVNVLAFSAALGLTGLALSLAAKDTLADIIAGFMVLIDQPFRVGDRIEIQEIGTWGDVVEIGLRTTSIRTRDNRMVIVPNSIIGKNQVVNYTFPDPRFRIQTHVGIDYDTDIEAARRVIVDTVRKVDGVLQDKPVDALYVEMGETAMIFRVRWWIASYEDTRRMFDKVHTSLQQALDEAGIEIPFTTYDVNLKLDNQNSDVLIPAG, encoded by the coding sequence ATGACCAGACGAAGTGCAGTCCTATTCACGATGTTCGTCACGCTGCTGCTGCTTGCCGCCTGCAGCCAGGCGCCAGCCCCAGCGGAACAGGCAGTGGCAGATCAGGCGAGCACGATGGAGGCAATCCCTGCCAGCAACCAGAAGAGTGAAGCGCAAACGAACGAGGATCCTCTTGCGGAGGTGATCCAGCCCCGTGAGCCTTTGCCCGCGACAGAACCGGGACCGATCTCTCAAGAAGTGGAAAAGCGCTTTGCTCGCGCAGATGGTGCAGGGTTTCTGGGCCTTGATGAAGCCGACTGGATTAACCTGGCAATCTCACTGCTGATGGTCGGCCTCAGCTACCTCATCGGTACCTGGATAATCCGCCGCCTGCTGCCTCCCCTCGTTCAACGCACCCGAATCGATTTTGATGACCAACTCCTCCAGGACGTGAGTTCCGAGCTGAGATGGCTGGTGGTTATTTTGGCACTTCATCTGGCCACATTGCGACTGGGTTTTCTAAGTGTTGGCTTCAAACAAGTTCTGATAGACATCTATTTTGTTCTGGGTCTGGCTGTCGTATTTCACATGGCCTGGAAAACGATCGCGCTGGGAGAAGCGTGGTTTCGCGCAAAGTCAGTGGAAGAGCAGCGCGAGGAACAGCTCGCCCCTGGCATTACGGCGGTTTCCCGTTTGACCTACGTACTTGCCACCGTGGTCGCCGTGTCTGTCCTGCTCTCTCACTTCGGTGTCAACGTACTCGCCTTCAGTGCTGCTCTCGGCCTTACCGGCCTGGCCCTCTCTCTGGCCGCCAAGGATACACTGGCCGACATAATCGCCGGTTTCATGGTACTGATCGACCAGCCTTTCCGGGTCGGCGACCGGATCGAAATCCAGGAAATTGGTACCTGGGGAGACGTGGTGGAGATTGGTTTACGTACCACGAGTATCCGCACGCGCGACAATCGCATGGTGATTGTGCCCAACTCCATCATCGGCAAAAACCAGGTGGTCAACTACACCTTTCCCGATCCCCGCTTCCGCATTCAAACCCATGTGGGCATAGACTACGATACCGATATTGAAGCAGCGCGTCGCGTCATCGTTGATACGGTGCGCAAGGTGGACGGTGTACTGCAGGACAAGCCAGTGGATGCCCTCTATGTCGAAATGGGCGAAACAGCGATGATCTTTCGGGTACGCTGGTGGATCGCGTCCTACGAGGATACGCGACGCATGTTCGACAAGGTGCACACCTCCCTGCAGCAAGCCCTGGATGAAGCAGGAATCGAAATACCTTTCACTACCTATGATGTCAATCTCAAGCTGGACAATCAGAACTCCGATGTACTGATCCCGGCAGGTTGA